A window of the Cannabis sativa cultivar Pink pepper isolate KNU-18-1 chromosome X, ASM2916894v1, whole genome shotgun sequence genome harbors these coding sequences:
- the LOC115716606 gene encoding uncharacterized protein LOC115716606 produces the protein MAAYHVRSNSFPSKQHPLISEFDGILRSSAEASSSTSITSKLNGLQDLHDCVDKLLLLPLNQQALSKEHNEKSLNEILDGSLRLLDICNTAKDALLLTKESTQELQSILRRRRSGEMELTSEIKKFLSSRKMMKKMLRKALENKSNFSSLKKEQLSSETVSMLREVESIAFAVFESLLSFISGPKSSNSWSLVTKMMNTKRVGAEDANESNEFTSADAALNLLITAKKVKKSDSSLEENVQKQLQNLELCIEDLEQGVESLYRRLIKTRVSLLNILTH, from the coding sequence atggcagcttatcacgTTCGATCCAACAGTTTCCCCTCTAAACAACATCCTCTCATTTCCGAGTTTGATGGCATATTGAGGTCTTCTGCAGAAGCCTCATCTTCAACATCAATAACCTCAAAACTAAACGGTCTTCAAGATCTCCATGATTGTGTTGACAAGTTGCTTTTGCTACCTCTTAACCAGCAAGCGTTGTCCAAAGAGCATAACGAGAAAAGTCTAAATGAGATTTTGGATGGATCCCTAAGACTCTTGGATATTTGCAACACAGCCAAGGATGCCTTGTTGCTAACAAAGGAATCAACGCAAGAACTTCAATCAATTTTGCGTAGAAGACGCAGTGgagaaatggaattaacaaGTGAGATTAAGAAATTCTTATCCTCTAGAAAAATGATGAAGAAAATGCTCCGCAAGGCCTTGGAAAACAAAAGCAATTTCAGCTCCCTCAAGAAGGAGCAATTGAGCAGTGAAACTGTAAGCATGTTGAGAGAGGTAGAATCAATAGCGTTTGCTGTTTTCGAATCATTGCTTTCATTCATCTCTGGGCCAAAGTCAAGCAACAGCTGGTCATTGGTTACCAAGATGATGAACACCAAAAGAGTGGGTGCAGAGGATGCTAATGAATCGAATGAATTCACAAGTGCTGATGCAGCGTTGAACTTGCTCATCACTGCTAAGAAGGTCAAGAAATCAGATAGCAGCCTAGAAGAGAATGTACAAAAGCAGCTTCAAAACTTGGAGTTGTGCATTGAAGACCTCGAACAAGGAGTTGAGAGCCTTTACAGGCGTTTGATCAAAACAAGAGTTTCTCTACTCAACATCCTCACTCACTAG
- the LOC115702336 gene encoding endochitinase: MKIWALTIVSLLLLTIEGGSAEQCGRQAGGALCPGGLCCSEFGWCGDTSEYCNDKCQSQCGSSPGGGGLGGLISRATFDNMLKHRNDGACPARNFYTYDAFISAAKAFPGFGTTGDDATKKREIAAFLAQTSHETTGGWPTAPDGPHSWGYCFVRERNPPSDYCRSDATYPCAPGRQYYGRGPMQLSWNYNYGQCGRAIGVDLLNNPDLVATDPVISFKAAIWFWMTPQSPKPSCHDVITGRWNPSGADQAAGRVPGYGVTTNIINGGLECGKGRNDQVEDRIGFFKRYCDIFRIGYGNNLDCYNQRPWGNGLFQLDAVM, from the exons ATGAAGATTTGGGCATTGACAATTGTGTCCCTGCTGTTGTTGACCATAGAAGGAGGGTCAGCAGAGCAATGTGGAAGACAAGCTGGGGGTGCTCTGTGCCCAGGGGGGCTGTGCTGCAGCGAATTTGGGTGGTGTGGCGACACATCCGAATACTGCAACGATAAATGCCAAAGCCAATGCGGATCAAGTCCTGGGGGTGGGGGCCTTGGTGGTCTAATTTCAAGGGCCACTTTTGATAATATGCTTAAGCATCGTAACGATGGTGCTTGTCCTGCTAGAAACTTTTACACTTACGACGCTTTCATCTCTGCTGCTAAAGCTTTTCCTGGCTTCGGCACCACTGGTGATGATGCAACTAAGAAAAGGGAGATCGCTGCTTTCTTAGCCCAAACTTCCCACGAAACTACAG gtgGATGGCCAACGGCACCAGATGGCCCACATTCTTGGGGATACTGCTTCGTGAGGGAGCGAAATCCACCAAGCGATTACTGTAGATCTGACGCTACTTACCCTTGTGCTCCCGGAAGGCAATACTATGGCCGTGGTCCAATGCAACTTTCATG GAACTACAACTACGGACAATGTGGAAGAGCCATTGGAGTGGACCTACTCAACAATCCAGACCTTGTAGCTACGGACCCTGTAATTTCTTTCAAGGCAGCAATCTGGTTCTGGATGACCCCACAGTCACCGAAGCCATCCTGCCATGACGTCATCACCGGGAGATGGAATCCCTCCGGGGCTGATCAGGCCGCCGGTAGAGTCCCCGGTTACGGTGTGACGACGAACATCATCAACGGCGGGCTTGAGTGCGGGAAAGGCCGGAACGATCAGGTGGAAGACCGAATTGGGTTCTTTAAGAGGTACTGTGATATATTCCGGATTGGGTACGGAAATAATTTGGACTGTTACAACCAAAGGCCTTGGGGAAATGGACTCTTCCAGCTGGATGCGGTCATGTAA